In Mycolicibacterium phocaicum, one DNA window encodes the following:
- the cysN gene encoding sulfate adenylyltransferase subunit CysN, with protein sequence MATLLRIATAGSVDDGKSTLIGRLLYDSKAVMEDQLAAVERTSKERGHGYTDLALVTDGLRAEREQGITIDVAYRYFATAKRKFIIADTPGHIQYTRNMVTGTSTAQLAIVLVDARHGLLEQSRRHAFLASLLGIQHIVLAVNKMDLIDWDRERFEKIRDDFHEFVARLDIQDVTTIPLSALAGDNVVTKSDKTPWYEGPSLLSHLEEVYIAGDRNLMDVRFPVQYVIRPQTHEHADHRSYAGTVASGVMRPGDEIIVLPAGKTSTITAIDGPTGPLEEAFAPMAVSVSLADDIDISRGDMIARVHNQPHTTQEFDATVCWMSDDAALEPGRDYIIKHTTRTTRARVSDLDYRLDVNTLHRDKSATALKLNELGRVTLRTQQPLLLDEYSRNAVTGSFILIDPDTNGTVAAGMVRDTTPAASRSATPNAVRHANLVTAEDRLSKGSTVWFTGLSGSGKSSVAMLVERKLLELGRPAYVLDGDNLRHGLNSDLGFSMADRSENLRRLAHIATLLADSGQIVLVPAISPLEEHRELARKVHTDQGFEFFEVFMDTPLADCEARDPKGLYAKARAGEITHFTGIDSPYQRPKNPDLKLSPEDLDAQAQRVVDMLVAPR encoded by the coding sequence ATGGCAACGTTGCTTCGTATCGCCACTGCTGGCTCCGTCGATGACGGCAAGTCCACGCTGATCGGCCGGCTGCTCTATGACAGCAAGGCCGTCATGGAGGACCAGCTGGCCGCCGTCGAGCGCACCTCCAAGGAACGTGGCCACGGCTACACCGACCTCGCGCTGGTCACCGACGGCCTGCGTGCCGAGCGGGAACAGGGCATCACCATCGATGTCGCCTACCGCTACTTCGCCACGGCCAAGCGGAAATTCATCATCGCCGACACCCCGGGGCACATCCAGTACACCCGCAACATGGTCACCGGCACCTCGACGGCGCAGCTGGCCATCGTGCTGGTCGACGCCCGCCACGGGCTGCTGGAGCAGTCGCGCCGGCACGCCTTCCTGGCATCGCTGCTCGGCATCCAGCACATCGTGCTGGCCGTCAACAAGATGGACCTGATCGATTGGGACCGTGAGCGTTTCGAGAAGATCCGCGACGACTTCCACGAGTTCGTGGCCCGCCTCGACATCCAGGACGTCACCACCATCCCGCTGTCGGCGCTGGCCGGCGACAACGTGGTGACCAAGTCGGACAAGACGCCGTGGTACGAGGGTCCGTCGCTGCTGAGCCACCTCGAAGAGGTGTACATCGCCGGTGACCGCAACCTCATGGACGTGCGGTTCCCGGTGCAGTACGTCATCCGGCCGCAGACTCACGAGCACGCCGACCACCGCAGCTACGCGGGCACCGTCGCCAGTGGCGTCATGCGCCCCGGTGATGAAATCATCGTTCTCCCAGCGGGAAAGACCAGCACCATCACCGCGATCGACGGACCCACCGGTCCGCTCGAGGAGGCCTTCGCGCCCATGGCGGTCTCGGTCAGCCTGGCCGACGACATCGACATCTCGCGTGGCGACATGATCGCCCGGGTACACAACCAGCCGCACACCACGCAGGAATTCGACGCCACCGTGTGCTGGATGTCCGACGACGCGGCGCTCGAGCCGGGCCGGGACTACATCATCAAGCACACCACGCGCACCACGCGGGCCCGGGTGTCTGATCTGGACTACCGGCTGGACGTCAACACCCTGCACCGCGACAAGAGCGCAACGGCGTTGAAGCTCAACGAACTCGGCCGCGTCACGCTGCGTACGCAGCAGCCGCTGCTGCTGGATGAGTACTCGCGGAACGCGGTGACGGGTTCGTTCATCCTGATCGACCCGGACACCAACGGCACTGTCGCCGCGGGCATGGTGCGCGACACCACGCCGGCCGCCAGCCGGTCGGCGACGCCGAATGCGGTGCGCCACGCCAATCTCGTCACCGCCGAGGACCGGCTGTCCAAGGGCAGCACGGTGTGGTTCACCGGCCTGTCCGGTTCGGGCAAGTCGTCGGTGGCCATGCTGGTGGAGCGCAAGCTGCTCGAATTGGGCCGTCCCGCATATGTTCTCGACGGTGACAACCTGCGTCACGGGCTGAACTCGGACCTGGGCTTCTCCATGGCCGACCGCTCGGAAAACCTGCGCCGCCTGGCCCACATCGCCACGCTGCTGGCCGACTCCGGCCAGATCGTGCTGGTACCGGCGATCAGCCCGCTGGAAGAGCACCGCGAATTGGCGCGAAAGGTCCACACCGACCAGGGATTCGAATTCTTCGAGGTGTTCATGGACACCCCATTGGCCGACTGCGAGGCCCGTGACCCCAAGGGCCTGTACGCCAAGGCGCGTGCCGGTGAGATCACGCACTTCACCGGTATCGACAGTCCCTACCAGCGGCCGAAGAACCCGGATCTGAAGCTCTCGCCGGAAGATCTGGACGCTCAGGCGCAGCGCGTCGTCGACATGCTGGTGGCGCCAAGATGA
- the cysD gene encoding sulfate adenylyltransferase subunit CysD, whose product MMTVTPDAAEASKVDQRAAKYELSHLRSLEAEAIHIIREVAAEFERPVLLFSGGKDSIVMLHLAIKAFAPGRLPFPVMHVDTGHNFEEVIATRDALVEKHNLRLVVASVEDDIAAGRVVDNGPSRNPLQTVSLLRGIRENKFDAAFGGARRDEEKARAKERVFSFRDEFGQWDPKNQRPELWNLYNGRHRKGEHIRVFPLSNWTEYDIWAYIGAEEIALPSIYYAHERQVFERDGMLLAVHEYLKPNDDEPVITKTVRFRTVGDVTCTGCVESEASTVEEVIAETAVSRLTERGATRADDRISEAGMEDRKREGYF is encoded by the coding sequence ATGATGACCGTCACTCCCGACGCCGCCGAGGCGTCCAAGGTGGACCAGCGGGCCGCCAAATACGAATTGAGCCATCTGCGATCGCTGGAGGCCGAGGCCATCCACATCATCCGCGAGGTCGCCGCGGAGTTCGAGCGGCCGGTGCTGCTGTTCTCCGGTGGCAAGGACTCGATCGTGATGCTGCACCTGGCCATCAAGGCGTTCGCGCCGGGCCGGCTGCCGTTCCCCGTCATGCACGTCGACACGGGCCACAACTTCGAAGAGGTGATCGCCACCCGCGACGCCCTCGTCGAGAAGCACAACTTGCGCCTGGTCGTGGCCAGCGTCGAAGACGACATCGCGGCCGGCCGCGTCGTCGACAACGGCCCGTCGCGCAACCCGCTGCAGACCGTGTCGCTGCTGCGCGGCATCCGCGAGAACAAGTTCGACGCCGCCTTCGGTGGCGCCCGCCGCGACGAGGAGAAGGCCCGCGCCAAAGAGCGCGTCTTCAGCTTCCGCGACGAGTTCGGCCAGTGGGACCCCAAGAACCAGCGCCCCGAGCTGTGGAACCTGTACAACGGCCGGCACCGCAAGGGTGAGCACATCCGCGTCTTCCCGCTGTCGAACTGGACCGAGTACGACATCTGGGCCTACATCGGCGCCGAGGAGATCGCGCTGCCGAGCATCTACTACGCGCACGAGCGCCAGGTGTTCGAGCGCGACGGCATGCTGCTGGCAGTGCACGAGTACCTGAAGCCGAACGACGACGAGCCGGTCATCACCAAGACCGTGCGCTTCCGCACCGTCGGCGACGTCACCTGCACCGGTTGCGTCGAGTCGGAGGCTTCGACCGTCGAGGAAGTCATCGCCGAGACCGCGGTGTCCCGACTGACCGAGCGCGGCGCGACCCGCGCAGACGACCGGATTTCTGAGGCCGGCATGGAAGACCGCAAGCGGGAAGGCTACTTCTGA
- a CDS encoding PaaI family thioesterase has protein sequence MSPSTGAEVMAQFIPQSPLVAKLGIVAEVLDAPEVRLRMPWDPTNTTLADMVHGGAIAALADVTVMAAAWSTEREPESLRGVTISMSVQYLAPARSTDLIGVGRVLHRGKSLVHCEVEIETPGGDPVAKAVGTYKIG, from the coding sequence ATGAGCCCCAGTACCGGCGCCGAGGTCATGGCGCAGTTCATCCCGCAGTCCCCGCTTGTCGCCAAGCTGGGCATCGTCGCCGAAGTGCTCGATGCCCCCGAGGTTCGGCTGCGGATGCCGTGGGACCCGACCAACACCACGCTCGCCGACATGGTGCATGGCGGCGCCATCGCCGCACTCGCCGATGTCACGGTCATGGCTGCGGCGTGGTCCACCGAACGCGAGCCGGAATCGCTTCGCGGCGTGACGATCTCGATGTCGGTCCAGTACCTGGCACCAGCCCGGTCGACCGACCTCATCGGCGTCGGCCGCGTGCTGCACCGCGGAAAGTCCCTGGTGCACTGCGAAGTCGAGATCGAGACCCCGGGCGGCGATCCGGTGGCCAAGGCCGTCGGCACCTACAAGATCGGCTGA
- a CDS encoding ArnT family glycosyltransferase, protein MIATAPTVAQLPKPRRRPAIWARPVWERSALLTLLAATAVLYLWALGSSGWANSYYAAAAQAGTQNWEALLFGSFDAGNAITVDKPPAALWLMGLSGRLLGFSAFSMLLPQALMGVASVGMLYATVRRTSGAAAGLLAGLVLAVTPVAALMFRFNNPDALLVLLLITAAYCTVRAIQSKDFAVSARWMTATGVVVGFAFLTKMLQAFLPVPGLALAFLVAAPFSVGRRISALLMSGVALVVSAGWYIALVSLWPADARPYIAGSTDNSLLQLALGYNGIERITGGDRPSGGPGGGMRDNLFFGGHAGITRLFGPSMGVEISWLLPVALIGLVLLLWATRRAPRTDLGRAGVVLWGGWLLVTGVVFSFMDGTVHPYYNVALAPAVAALAGMTVAHLWQRRDTLPARLLLALLLVGSAGWAFALLSRTPGWMPALRWSIAAVAVLAAVAIVVAGARSGRFTAVVAGIAIAAALAGSASFTLYNVAQGHSSGPGSMSGPPRTGGDAWPGGGPGGPGGPGREGPNAELENLIRGANNRWAAATVGSFQAGDLELSTGKSLMAIGGFSGGDNAPTLAQFKQYVEDGQIHYFIAGDHKRGPGPGGRERGSAADITAWVTAHFAKLDVGGATVYDLEAPH, encoded by the coding sequence GTGATCGCCACTGCACCCACCGTCGCTCAGCTACCCAAACCCCGTCGGCGCCCAGCAATCTGGGCCCGGCCCGTATGGGAACGGTCCGCGCTGCTGACGCTGCTGGCCGCGACCGCCGTGCTGTACCTGTGGGCGCTCGGCTCCTCGGGTTGGGCCAACTCGTACTACGCCGCCGCAGCCCAGGCGGGCACCCAGAACTGGGAAGCGTTGCTGTTCGGCTCATTTGACGCCGGCAATGCGATCACGGTCGACAAGCCGCCGGCGGCCCTGTGGCTGATGGGCCTGTCGGGCCGGCTGTTGGGATTCAGCGCGTTCAGCATGCTGCTGCCGCAGGCACTCATGGGCGTGGCGTCGGTCGGGATGCTGTATGCGACGGTCCGTCGCACCAGCGGTGCGGCCGCCGGACTGTTGGCCGGTCTGGTGCTGGCGGTGACACCCGTTGCGGCCCTGATGTTCCGGTTCAACAACCCGGACGCGCTGCTCGTGCTGCTGCTGATCACCGCGGCCTACTGCACGGTGCGGGCCATCCAGTCGAAGGACTTCGCCGTCTCCGCGCGCTGGATGACGGCGACCGGCGTCGTCGTCGGATTCGCCTTCCTGACCAAGATGCTGCAGGCCTTCCTGCCGGTACCGGGACTGGCATTGGCGTTCCTGGTCGCCGCGCCGTTCAGTGTCGGGCGCCGCATCAGCGCGCTGCTGATGTCCGGTGTGGCCCTCGTGGTTTCGGCTGGCTGGTACATCGCGCTGGTGAGCCTGTGGCCCGCCGACGCCCGTCCGTATATCGCCGGGTCCACCGACAACAGCCTGCTGCAGTTGGCGTTGGGCTACAACGGCATCGAGCGGATCACCGGTGGCGACCGTCCCAGCGGCGGTCCCGGCGGCGGTATGCGGGACAACCTGTTCTTCGGTGGGCACGCCGGCATCACCCGACTGTTCGGCCCGTCGATGGGTGTCGAGATCTCGTGGCTGCTGCCGGTGGCATTGATCGGTCTGGTGCTGTTGCTGTGGGCCACTCGCCGCGCGCCCCGCACCGACCTGGGCCGCGCCGGGGTAGTGCTCTGGGGCGGTTGGCTTCTCGTGACCGGCGTGGTGTTCAGCTTCATGGACGGCACGGTGCACCCGTATTACAACGTCGCGCTCGCCCCCGCGGTGGCTGCGTTGGCGGGCATGACGGTGGCGCACCTGTGGCAGCGCCGGGACACGTTGCCGGCCCGCCTGCTGCTTGCGTTGCTTCTGGTCGGCTCGGCCGGCTGGGCGTTCGCACTCCTGTCACGCACCCCGGGCTGGATGCCCGCCCTGCGCTGGAGCATCGCCGCGGTGGCGGTGCTGGCGGCAGTGGCCATCGTGGTGGCCGGGGCGCGCTCCGGACGGTTCACCGCGGTCGTCGCCGGTATCGCGATCGCCGCGGCCCTGGCCGGGTCGGCATCGTTCACGTTGTACAACGTGGCGCAAGGTCACAGCAGTGGTCCCGGCTCGATGTCCGGTCCGCCGCGGACCGGCGGCGACGCGTGGCCGGGCGGTGGTCCCGGCGGCCCGGGTGGCCCCGGCCGCGAGGGACCCAATGCCGAACTCGAGAACCTGATCCGGGGCGCGAACAATCGGTGGGCAGCAGCGACGGTGGGGTCCTTCCAGGCCGGGGACCTCGAATTGAGCACCGGTAAGTCGTTGATGGCGATCGGCGGATTCTCCGGCGGCGATAACGCGCCGACCCTGGCGCAGTTCAAGCAGTACGTCGAGGACGGCCAGATCCACTACTTCATCGCCGGCGATCACAAGCGCGGTCCAGGACCCGGAGGCCGTGAACGAGGGAGTGCCGCGGACATCACCGCATGGGTGACGGCGCACTTCGCCAAGCTCGACGTCGGCGGCGCGACCGTCTACGACCTGGAAGCACCGCACTGA
- a CDS encoding bifunctional glycosyltransferase family 2/GtrA family protein yields MTNLVERDAEQRFTTRPNAALAARAAGVPVLDIVVPVYNEQVALPGSIRRLHRHLEEHVPYPVQITIADNASIDDTPRVAAELAAELDNVRVVRLELKGRGRALHEVWSHSQSPVLVYMDVDLSTDLAALGPLVAPLISGHSDLAIGTRLARSSRVVRGPKREFISRCYNLILRGALSAKFSDAQCGFKAIRADVAQALLPLVEDTGWFFDTELLVLAERTGLRIHEVPVDWVDDPDSRVDIIATAAADLRGVGRLLRGFANGSIPVNTIAAQLGSSTRAAAPRSLLRQVVRFGTIGVASTLAYLLLFMMMHAALGAQTANLIALLVTAIVNTAANRRFTFGVRGGGAASATRHQFEGLIVFGIALAITSGALAGLHAFAPHAHHLLELSVLVAANLVATAVRFVLLRGWVFHPRRAN; encoded by the coding sequence ATGACGAACCTGGTCGAGCGCGACGCCGAGCAACGCTTCACTACGCGCCCAAATGCCGCCCTCGCCGCACGCGCCGCCGGCGTCCCGGTGCTGGACATCGTGGTCCCCGTGTACAACGAGCAGGTCGCACTGCCCGGCTCGATCCGCCGGTTGCACCGCCACCTCGAGGAGCACGTGCCGTACCCGGTGCAGATCACCATCGCCGACAACGCCAGCATCGACGACACCCCGCGGGTCGCCGCCGAGTTGGCCGCCGAGTTGGACAACGTCCGCGTCGTGCGACTCGAGCTCAAGGGCCGGGGGCGGGCGCTGCACGAGGTGTGGTCGCACTCGCAGTCGCCGGTGCTGGTCTACATGGACGTCGACCTCTCCACCGACCTGGCCGCCCTCGGCCCGCTGGTGGCGCCGCTGATCTCGGGCCACTCGGACCTGGCGATCGGCACCCGGCTGGCCCGGTCCTCCCGGGTCGTGCGGGGGCCGAAGCGGGAGTTCATCTCTCGCTGCTACAACCTGATCCTGCGCGGGGCGCTGTCGGCGAAGTTCTCCGACGCCCAGTGCGGCTTCAAGGCCATCCGGGCCGACGTGGCCCAGGCGCTGCTGCCGCTCGTCGAGGACACCGGCTGGTTCTTCGACACCGAACTGCTGGTGCTGGCCGAGCGCACGGGCCTGCGCATCCACGAGGTCCCCGTCGACTGGGTCGACGATCCCGACAGCCGGGTGGACATCATCGCCACCGCGGCCGCAGACCTCCGCGGCGTCGGCCGGTTGTTGCGCGGGTTCGCCAACGGCAGCATCCCGGTGAACACCATTGCCGCGCAGCTGGGTTCGTCGACCAGGGCGGCCGCACCCCGTTCGCTGCTGCGCCAGGTTGTCCGGTTCGGGACCATCGGCGTCGCCTCGACGCTGGCCTACCTGCTGCTGTTCATGATGATGCACGCCGCGCTCGGCGCGCAGACGGCCAACCTGATCGCCCTGCTGGTCACCGCGATCGTCAACACCGCCGCCAACCGGCGCTTCACATTCGGTGTCCGGGGTGGGGGAGCGGCGAGCGCGACCCGTCACCAGTTCGAGGGGTTGATCGTCTTCGGTATCGCGCTGGCCATCACCAGCGGCGCGCTGGCCGGGCTGCACGCGTTCGCACCGCACGCCCACCATCTCCTCGAACTGAGCGTGCTGGTGGCCGCGAACCTCGTCGCCACTGCGGTGCGGTTCGTGCTGCTGCGCGGTTGGGTATTCCACCCGCGGCGTGCGAATTGA
- a CDS encoding glycosyltransferase family 39 protein: protein MNSAPRRPFGERLQLGLLLAGTAVLYLWNLSVSGWANSFYSAAAQAGASDWTAMLFGASDSGNAITVDKTPGALWVMDLSVRLFGLSSWSILVPQALMGVAAVAVLYAAVRRAAGSAAALLAGAVFALTPVAALMFRFNNPDALLVLLLVLGAYCVQRACEKDAGRWWLVAAGVAAGFAFLAKMLQAFLVLPAFAAAYLVAGPSPVRTRLWRLLGGTAAMVISGGWHLALVELWPSSSRPYVGGSQHDSIIELALGYNGVGRLNGNEPGGLGNPNFDAGWDRLLGTSMGTYAGWLLPAALICLIAGVVLTRRLPRTDPTRAALILWGGWLVCTAVVFSFANGIVHQYYTVALAPAIGACVGIGSVLLWRNRAGWPARLTMAGTVVATAAVAALLLGRADVTWLRTSVLIVGVVAALLLLAPPRFGSARLAVAVAVLVCLAAPTAYSIATASVSHTGAMPSVSGPGGRSAGWGPPPGHGKARGPAGGPGHAMGAPPQGFRPRGGLFESPVPGAALTSLLGTDAGRYRWAAAVVGSTNAAGYQLAARVPVMAIGGFNGTDPAPTLAQFQQYVAAGQIHYFVEGDVKMGWGPHGQDDAKQESQQIATWVGQHFTATTVDNTVVYDLTQPLAQPH from the coding sequence GTGAATTCCGCACCACGCCGCCCATTTGGCGAGCGACTCCAGCTCGGGCTCCTGCTCGCGGGCACCGCTGTGCTGTACCTGTGGAACCTGTCGGTGAGCGGTTGGGCCAACAGCTTCTATTCAGCGGCGGCGCAGGCCGGTGCCAGCGACTGGACCGCAATGCTGTTCGGCGCCAGCGACTCCGGTAATGCCATCACTGTCGACAAGACGCCCGGTGCGCTGTGGGTGATGGACCTGTCGGTCCGGCTGTTCGGGCTCAGTTCCTGGAGCATCCTGGTGCCGCAGGCCCTGATGGGTGTGGCGGCGGTGGCGGTGCTGTATGCCGCGGTGCGCCGCGCCGCCGGGTCTGCCGCCGCGCTGCTGGCCGGCGCGGTGTTCGCGCTGACGCCCGTGGCCGCCTTGATGTTCCGCTTCAACAATCCTGACGCGCTGCTCGTCCTGCTCCTCGTGCTCGGTGCCTACTGCGTGCAGCGCGCGTGCGAAAAAGACGCGGGCCGTTGGTGGTTGGTCGCCGCCGGGGTAGCCGCCGGATTCGCGTTCCTGGCCAAGATGCTGCAGGCTTTCCTGGTGCTGCCGGCCTTTGCGGCCGCGTACCTGGTCGCCGGGCCGTCGCCGGTGCGGACCCGGTTGTGGCGGTTGCTCGGCGGCACGGCGGCCATGGTCATCTCCGGCGGCTGGCACCTCGCGCTGGTCGAACTGTGGCCGTCCTCGTCGCGCCCGTATGTCGGCGGATCGCAACATGATTCGATCATCGAACTGGCCCTGGGCTACAACGGCGTCGGCCGGCTGAACGGGAACGAGCCCGGCGGCCTGGGCAACCCGAACTTCGACGCGGGGTGGGATCGGCTGCTGGGCACGAGCATGGGCACCTACGCGGGGTGGCTGCTGCCCGCGGCGCTGATCTGCCTGATCGCGGGAGTGGTGCTCACGCGCCGGCTGCCGCGCACCGATCCGACGCGGGCCGCGCTCATCCTCTGGGGTGGGTGGCTGGTGTGCACCGCCGTGGTGTTCAGCTTCGCCAACGGGATCGTGCATCAGTACTACACGGTGGCGCTCGCACCGGCCATCGGAGCCTGCGTGGGAATCGGGTCGGTGCTGTTGTGGCGCAACCGCGCCGGCTGGCCGGCCCGACTGACCATGGCGGGCACCGTGGTCGCGACGGCGGCGGTGGCTGCGCTGCTGCTGGGCCGCGCTGACGTGACGTGGCTGCGGACGTCGGTGCTGATCGTCGGCGTCGTCGCCGCCCTGCTGCTGCTCGCGCCGCCTCGATTCGGCTCCGCACGCCTGGCGGTGGCCGTGGCGGTCCTGGTGTGCCTGGCCGCCCCGACCGCGTATTCGATTGCCACCGCGAGTGTTTCGCATACCGGAGCGATGCCGTCCGTGAGCGGGCCCGGCGGCCGCAGCGCCGGCTGGGGGCCGCCGCCCGGACACGGCAAGGCCCGCGGTCCCGCCGGTGGGCCCGGCCATGCGATGGGCGCACCGCCGCAAGGCTTTCGGCCCCGCGGCGGACTGTTCGAATCGCCGGTGCCGGGAGCGGCCTTGACGTCGCTGCTCGGTACCGACGCCGGGAGGTACCGCTGGGCGGCGGCCGTCGTCGGCTCCACCAACGCCGCCGGCTACCAGCTGGCCGCCCGCGTCCCGGTGATGGCGATCGGCGGCTTCAACGGCACCGATCCCGCGCCCACGTTGGCACAGTTCCAGCAGTACGTCGCTGCCGGTCAGATCCACTACTTCGTGGAAGGCGACGTCAAGATGGGCTGGGGACCCCACGGGCAGGACGACGCCAAGCAGGAATCTCAGCAGATCGCCACCTGGGTCGGCCAGCACTTCACCGCCACCACCGTCGACAACACCGTCGTCTACGACCTGACGCAGCCGTTGGCCCAGCCGCACTGA
- a CDS encoding sensor histidine kinase, with protein MSSDLPAEAGTRIWQPRTWSLRVRLLVTQVLLLALVIVGVGAATEFALQRFLLHQLDDQVLEAGRRSAAIFELPPPPMAPPLTGGVPRPSMDPHFRMRFDPEAGPGPGFLNAPGQAVGTIGAVVFRGQVDAGVITSEGSRDSVTTTATAQLAQVPPDRKIRTMDVDGVGTYRVIGLHPRHGGPQTIVTGLPTRHVDNTLLWVLGMFCAVGALALIGATVVGVWIIRRQLAPLSRVSAAARDVADRELDRGEVQLPTEIVHVDPVAAHTEVGQLGSALNRMLDRIAGALAARHASETRVRQFVADASHELRTPLAAIRGYTELAQRKSEQLPADVAHAMNRVESETVRMTRLVEDMLLLARLDAGRPLEMENVDLSQLVVDAVSDAHIAGPDHDWSLDLPEEPVTIAGDPARLHQVLVNLLANARTHTPAGTSVTISLSADADATVISVADDGPGIPKTLQPEVFERFARGDSSRSRQAGSTGLGLAIVAAVVKAHGGTISVDSRPGATVFTVRLPAGPADQASQPPHSVASTSA; from the coding sequence ATGTCCTCCGACCTGCCCGCTGAGGCCGGTACGCGGATCTGGCAGCCGCGGACCTGGTCGCTGCGGGTCCGGCTGCTGGTCACCCAGGTGCTGCTGCTGGCGCTGGTCATCGTCGGCGTCGGCGCGGCCACCGAGTTCGCGCTGCAGCGTTTTCTGCTGCACCAGTTGGACGACCAGGTGCTCGAGGCGGGCCGGCGCTCGGCCGCCATCTTCGAGTTGCCCCCGCCGCCCATGGCGCCGCCGTTGACCGGTGGGGTGCCCCGGCCGTCCATGGACCCACATTTCCGGATGCGCTTCGACCCCGAGGCCGGCCCCGGCCCCGGCTTCCTCAACGCGCCCGGTCAGGCCGTCGGCACCATCGGAGCGGTGGTGTTCCGCGGCCAGGTCGACGCCGGTGTCATCACCTCCGAGGGCAGTCGTGACTCGGTGACCACCACGGCCACAGCACAATTGGCGCAGGTGCCGCCGGATCGCAAGATTCGCACCATGGACGTCGACGGGGTGGGGACGTACCGGGTCATCGGCCTGCATCCCCGGCACGGCGGTCCGCAGACCATCGTCACCGGCCTGCCCACGCGGCACGTCGACAACACCCTGCTGTGGGTGCTCGGCATGTTCTGCGCGGTGGGCGCTCTCGCGCTGATCGGGGCGACGGTGGTCGGGGTGTGGATCATCCGCCGCCAACTCGCCCCGCTGTCAAGGGTTTCCGCCGCCGCGCGTGACGTGGCCGACCGGGAACTGGACCGGGGAGAGGTCCAGTTGCCGACGGAGATCGTGCACGTCGACCCCGTCGCCGCGCACACCGAGGTCGGGCAGCTGGGTTCGGCGCTCAACCGCATGCTGGACCGGATCGCCGGCGCGCTCGCGGCCCGCCATGCCAGCGAGACGCGGGTGCGTCAGTTCGTGGCCGACGCCAGTCACGAACTCCGCACGCCGCTGGCGGCGATCCGCGGCTATACCGAACTGGCGCAACGCAAGAGCGAGCAGCTGCCCGCCGATGTCGCCCACGCGATGAATCGTGTCGAATCCGAGACGGTCCGCATGACCCGGCTCGTCGAGGACATGCTGCTGCTGGCCCGGCTCGATGCCGGCCGGCCGCTGGAGATGGAGAACGTCGACCTGTCCCAACTGGTCGTCGACGCCGTCAGCGACGCCCACATCGCCGGCCCCGATCACGACTGGTCGCTGGATCTGCCCGAGGAACCCGTGACCATCGCAGGCGATCCGGCGCGGCTGCACCAGGTGCTGGTGAACCTGCTGGCCAATGCGCGTACGCACACGCCGGCTGGCACGTCGGTGACGATCTCGCTATCCGCCGATGCGGACGCCACCGTGATCAGCGTCGCCGATGACGGCCCGGGCATTCCGAAAACGTTGCAGCCCGAGGTGTTCGAGCGGTTCGCCCGTGGCGACTCGTCGCGGTCCCGTCAGGCCGGCAGCACCGGATTGGGGCTGGCCATCGTCGCTGCCGTGGTCAAGGCGCACGGCGGCACCATCAGCGTCGACAGCCGCCCCGGAGCGACGGTGTTCACCGTGCGCCTGCCCGCGGGCCCGGCCGATCAAGCCTCACAGCCACCGCACAGCGTCGCCTCGACGTCCGCCTAA
- a CDS encoding response regulator transcription factor, with protein MHRADGKPINVLVVDDEPVLAELVSMALRYEGWDIATAGDGASAIALAKDNPPEVVVLDVMLPDMSGLDVLRKLREQIPGLPLLLLTAKDSVEDRIAGLTAGGDDYVTKPFSIEEVVLRLRALLRRTGVANEAGGAQIVVGDLVLDEDSHEVTRAGEQITLTATEFELLRYMMRNSKRVLSKAQILDRVWSYDFGGRSNIVELYVSYLRKKIDSGREPMIHTLRGAGYVLRPAR; from the coding sequence ATGCACCGCGCCGACGGCAAGCCGATCAACGTCCTCGTGGTCGACGACGAACCCGTCCTCGCCGAGCTCGTCTCGATGGCCCTGCGCTACGAAGGCTGGGACATCGCCACCGCCGGCGACGGTGCGAGCGCGATCGCGCTGGCCAAGGACAACCCACCCGAAGTGGTGGTGCTGGACGTGATGCTGCCCGACATGAGCGGGCTCGACGTGCTGCGCAAGCTGCGCGAGCAGATCCCCGGCCTGCCCCTGCTCCTGCTGACCGCCAAGGACTCGGTCGAGGACCGGATCGCCGGCCTCACCGCGGGCGGCGACGACTACGTCACCAAACCGTTCAGCATCGAGGAAGTGGTGCTGCGGCTGCGGGCGCTGCTGCGGCGCACCGGTGTGGCCAACGAAGCCGGTGGCGCGCAGATCGTCGTCGGTGACCTGGTGCTCGACGAGGACAGTCACGAGGTGACGCGCGCCGGCGAACAGATCACGCTGACCGCGACCGAGTTCGAGCTGCTGCGGTACATGATGCGCAACTCCAAGCGGGTGCTGAGCAAGGCCCAGATTCTCGACCGGGTGTGGAGCTACGACTTCGGTGGCCGCTCCAACATCGTGGAGCTGTACGTGTCGTACCTGCGTAAGAAGATCGACAGTGGCCGCGAGCCCATGATCCACACCCTGCGTGGCGCCGGATATGTCCTCCGACCTGCCCGCTGA